A region of the Kribbella sp. NBC_01245 genome:
TTCTCACCCGCGGCGTTGCTCCCCGTGGCGAAAACCGCGACGGTGACCGTCTGGCCGTCAGGACGAACGTAGTAGGCGACCCGACTCTGGACGTTCTTGTACGAAACACCGTTGTAGACGGTGTCCTCTGTCGTCTCGCCGACCTGGACCTTCGTACCGTCGGACAGTGTCTTCCAGGTGCAGCCGAACTTGAGGATGCTCGGTGCTTTAGCCTCTGGGGCGCAGTAGACGTTCAGCCCCTTGGTCTTGGTCACCTCGATCTGCAGGCTTCCGGTACCACCGCCTTGCTTCCAGGGCCCGAGGGTCGTGATCCCGACCAGCGGTTTGCCGGCAACATTGGGGTCGTTCTCACTGGCGCCAAGACGTGTCGAGCTGTACTTGTGCTGCGGGTCGACATGCTCGCGTACCGCCGCGCCGTGGGCGGCCGACAGCTCCTCTGGCGTGGCAGTCGCTCCGGACGTGAGTGGGGAGCCTGCGGCCCCCGCATCATCACCGAGCTGGCCGACGATGGTGTTGACTCCGATCGCCGCCATAGCGACCGCCGACATCGCGGTGAGCCCGACGCCGAGCCGACGTCGCCGAAGCCGGGAGCGACCGCGTTGGATGTCACCGGCCGCGTCGAGGCTGGTGAGCTCGGTCCAAGCCGTGCTGCCGGCCATCCGGTCCTGCAGATCTTGTTCGTTCATGCTGATTCCTCCGCCAGTTCTTCGATTCGGGTGTCGGTCAACTGACGCCGGAGGTTGTCGAGTGCCTTGGAGGATTGGCTCTTCACCGTGCCGCTGCTGATCTGCAGGTCAGCAGCGACCTCCTCGATGGTCAGCCCAAGCCAGTACCGCAGAACGAGAATCCTGCGCTGCCGGGGACCGAGGGTGGCCAGTGCCTGAACAAGCTCGTCCCGGTCTTCGCTGCCGAAGGGGGATTCCGCCGGAGTGTCCGGTAGTTCCGCGGCGGGTCGCTCCTCCCGCCGCCACGGCCGGCGGTGGGCGTCGATGCTCGCGTTCACCAGAATGCGGCGTACGTAGGCGTCCTCATTGCCACTACGCCGGATTCGCGGCCAAGCCACGTAGAGCTTGGCAAGAGCGGTCTGCACCAGGTCCTCCGCGGCGTGCCGGTCTCCGCACAGTAGGTAGGCCGTCCCCACCAGACGTGACCTGCGTATCTGCACGTACTCGGAGAACTCCCGGTCCCTCTTGCCACTTCCCAGCATCGGCAGGCCTCACCCTCGGTAGATCAGTTGACGACCGTGAATACGGAGCCCCTACCGAGAATGTTGCCTAGAACGCTAAGAAAGTTTGGGACGGCGCTTAGACCGTCGGTGCAGCGTGAACGGCCTCTTGCCCTTGGTGGTCGCCGAACTCCCGGGAGGCGTCTCCGCCCGCTCCTGTTCGTCGTACCGCCCGACGGCCTCGGTGATCTCTCCAGTCGGTTCAAGCACCAGGAGATCCGCCGAGGCCTTCCAGCGTTCGAGCTG
Encoded here:
- a CDS encoding SigE family RNA polymerase sigma factor is translated as MLGSGKRDREFSEYVQIRRSRLVGTAYLLCGDRHAAEDLVQTALAKLYVAWPRIRRSGNEDAYVRRILVNASIDAHRRPWRREERPAAELPDTPAESPFGSEDRDELVQALATLGPRQRRILVLRYWLGLTIEEVAADLQISSGTVKSQSSKALDNLRRQLTDTRIEELAEESA